One Rosa chinensis cultivar Old Blush chromosome 5, RchiOBHm-V2, whole genome shotgun sequence genomic region harbors:
- the LOC112167439 gene encoding uncharacterized protein LOC112167439, whose translation MVNLKMTTKYGAMASAVFASIFVAGIYFVRGRSRRKEDPPRLMRSMSMAVLHGGHLALKRLLEYHEARADKFALNQVDCDFKTHLLSKKRPNYKKLTSILAKLEMSGKEAETVEILEKTRTKAKNEQKWHEAYETEMLLVEMLIYKGDYEKALKCECLSHEEISDARRPLYKAIIYIMLSKPAARDQWEKFIELNQAFHCEPGLKKESLEEAQLHNLVSDFKEFEKVVNILKDDITEAKQRKK comes from the exons ATGGTGAACCTTAAGATGACAACTAAATATGGTGCAATGGCGTCAGCCGTTTTTGCTAGTATCTTTGTTGCAGGGATTTATTTTGTTCGTGGACGTTCTCGGAGAAAGGAAGATCCCCCAAGACTCATGAGGTCTATGTCCATGGCTGTCCTCCATGGAGGGCATCTTGCCTTGAAGAGATTGCTAGAATATCATGAAGCTCGAGCAGACAAATTTGCATTGAATCAAGTTGACTGCGACTTTAAGACTCACCTTCTTTCTAAGAAACGCCCTAATTACAAGAAGCTGACG TCGATTCTTGCAAAGCTTGAGATGAGTGGAAAAGAAGCCGAGACAGTCGAGATATTagagaaaacaagaacaaaggctaaaaatgaacaaaaatggCATGAAGCATATGAAACTGAGATGTTACTAGTGGAAATGCTTATATACAAG GGTGATTACGAGAAGGCGCTCAAATGCGAGTGCTTGAGTCATGAAGAGATCTCAGATGCAAGGCGACCACTCTACAAG GCCATCATTTATATTATGTTGTCAAAGCCTGCTGCCAGAGATCAGTGGGAAAAGTTTATTGAGCTGAATCAAGCATTCCACTGTGAACCCGGTTTGAAGAAAGAGAGCTTGGAAGAAGCTCAACTCCATAACCTCGTTTCGGACTTCAAAGAGTTTGAGAAGGTCGTCAACATACTCAAAGATGATATAACAGAGGCGAAGCAGAGAAAGAAATAA
- the LOC112202166 gene encoding uncharacterized protein LOC112202166 translates to MMDAALCLHSGALHIPSTTSQAAGLARPYSSFRPSSLSLFSKASTYRTLSRHTFSRSVTCALNKPSPPSPNYDRDNGKKIVIVVGGASVVLACVLGVINYNFNFSPAAIAAPIVVSRPKAALDSLLTVNKHLATSKSTWSVFRSTPQLYIPETPTNEDYYNLKVAVADLIKSGNCDEAETKLRRLYENIQGSEVKYNVEMELVLVLIFQEKYKEALNCKCLSDAKVDSDGRVSLYKAIICTMLDRDQEPTQYRKDAEKYWKHFVKSFQSEPQP, encoded by the exons ATGATGGACGCTGCACTTTGTCTCCATAGTGGTGCTCTACACATTCCTTCCACCACTAGCCAAGCAGCCGGATTAGCAAGGCCTTATTCCAGTTTCAGACCTTCTTCTCTTTCACTTTTTTCAAAGGCTTCCACATACCGCACCCTATCGCGACACACCTTCAGTAGGTCTGTGACATGTGCACTTAACAAGCCCTCTCCACCTTCGCCAAACTACGACAGAGACAATGGTAAAAAAATTGTGATAGTAGTGGGAGGTGCTTCTGTAGTTTTGGCTTGTGTCCTTGGAGTCATCAACTACAACTTCAATTTCAGTCCCGCAGCCATTGCAGCCCCTATAGTCGTGTCTAGGCCGAAAGCCGCGTTAGATTCATTGTTGACGGTGAACAAACATTTAGCCACATCCAAGAGTACATGGAGCGTGTTCAGATCGACACCACAGCTGTATATTCCCGAGACACCTACAAACGAGGACTATTACAATCTTAAG GTTGCAGTAGCGGATTTAATCAAGTCCGGAAACTGCGATGAGGCAGAGACAAAACTTAGAAGGTTATACGAAAACATCCAAGGGAGTGAAGTTAAATACAATGTGGAGATGGAATTGGTACTAGTTCTCATTTTCCAG GAAAAATACAAAGAGGCTTTGAATTGTAAATGTCTCAGTGATGCCAAGGTTGATTCGGATGGTCGAGTTTCACTTTACAAG GCTATTATCTGCACCATGCTAGATCGGGATCAGGAACCCACCCAGTACCGGAAGGATGCCGAGAAGTACTGGAAACACTTTGTCAAGTCCTTTCAAAGTGAACCACAGCCATAA
- the LOC112202165 gene encoding uncharacterized protein LOC112202165, whose amino-acid sequence MDSALRLHRSALRIPSTTSRAAGLARPYSSFRPSSLSLFSKASTYRTLSRDTFSCPVICALNKPSPPSPNYYKDNGKKIVIVVGGASVVLACVLGVINNNFNFSPTAMAGSRDSSKQESAVGPVVNRPSDVLDSLLKVNRHIATSKSTWRIRTPQLYVPPEPKDYNPDNLKITVAELIKSGKCDVAETQLRSLCRTGGEVGNDVEMNLVLVLIFQGKYEEALERGCLSGGPMVESDGRVHFYKAIIYTMLGRDDEAKTSWNRFLESYSNPLSQLDYSEVVTPKSRRPPR is encoded by the exons ATGGACTCTGCACTTCGTCTCCATCGTAGTGCTCTACGCATTCCTTCCACCACTAGCCGTGCAGCCGGATTAGCAAGGCCTTATTCCAGTTTCAGACCTTCTTCTCTTTCACTTTTTTCAAAGGCTTCCACATACCGCACCCTATCGCGAGACACCTTCAGTTGTCCTGTGATATGTGCACTAAACAAACCCTCGCCACCTTCGCCAAACTACTACAAAGACAATGGTAAAAAAATTGTGATAGTGGTGGGGGGTGCTTCTGTAGTTTTGGCTTGTGTCCTTGGAGTCATCAACAACAACTTCAATTTCAGTCCCACAGCCATGGCAGGCTCCCGGGATTCGTCCAAACAAGAAAGTGCAGTGGGACCAGTCGTGAATAGGCCGAGTGACGTGTTGGATTCATTGTTGAAGGTGAACAGACATATAGCCACATCCAAGAGTACATGGAGAATCCGGACACCGCAGCTGTATGTTCCCCCGGAACCTAAAGATTATAATCCTGACAATCTTAAG ATTACAGTAGCGGAGTTAATCAAGTCCGGGAAGTGCGATGTGGCAGAGACGCAACTTAGAAGTTTATGCAGAACGGGGGGTGAAGTTGGAAACGATGTGGAGATGAATTTGGTACTAGTTCTCATTTTCCAG GGAAAATACGAAGAGGCTTTGGAACGTGGTTGTCTCAGTGGTGGTCCCATGGTTGAGTCGGATGGTCGAGTTCATTTTTACAAG GCTATTATATACACCATGCTGGGTCGGGATGATGAAGCCAAGACATCCTGGAATAGATTTTTGGAATCCTATTCCAATCCACTATCGCAGCTAGACTACTCTGAGGTTGTGACCCCAAAGTCTCGAAGACCCCCACGCTGA